A single window of Deinococcota bacterium DNA harbors:
- a CDS encoding dynamin family protein, with protein sequence MSRPAPRPSTDAADVAAVIDGALACVKGLDYLNYSGYQVTPATARLQALKERLVQGRFHLAVLGQFKRGKSTLLNALLGVAVLPASVVPLTAIPTFIRSGKALRARVSFQDGRPPEEVAGESEDDLRAFLERFVSEEGNPENRRGVSQAEVFHPAGVLRGGVVLIDTPGIGSTLRHNTEATLGFLPQCDAALFVLSADPPVTEAELVFLEQVRAQVPRLFFVLNKVDYLSPEETVAATDFLRATLSERAGISQARIFLVSARQGLLARSRGDAALWSRSGMAEVEGDLLTFLATEKSAALREAVAQKAADALGDLLLQLGLVVRSLEMPLEDLERKLAVLAEKIEEAKGQSRHAKDLLAGDRLRLREFLEDHASALRSQAVTHLEGRVEAAMPAANAAGDAEGGLQEMLAGEILALFERQSREATGLVRQRTAEVLRLHQQRADELTFAIRGTAADLFELPRHAPDSSGAFETVRQPYWVTRQGPSLLEPIPPGAWDAFLPAGIRRRRLEARWRGRVHDLVTRNVENLRWALFQNIDEAFLRFGSSLAQSLAETVALTHGAVATAAAGKTHHEAAREDIVRLRRVQEKLMELKAALKPDGGA encoded by the coding sequence TTGAGCCGGCCGGCGCCCCGTCCCTCTACGGACGCTGCGGACGTCGCCGCCGTCATCGACGGCGCGCTGGCGTGCGTGAAGGGGCTGGATTACCTGAACTATAGTGGCTACCAGGTCACCCCGGCGACCGCGCGGCTGCAGGCGCTCAAGGAGAGGCTGGTCCAAGGCCGCTTTCACCTCGCGGTGCTCGGACAGTTCAAGCGCGGCAAGAGCACCCTGCTCAACGCCCTCCTGGGCGTCGCCGTGCTGCCCGCCTCGGTCGTGCCCTTGACCGCTATTCCCACCTTTATCCGCTCCGGGAAGGCGCTGCGCGCCCGCGTGTCGTTCCAAGACGGGCGTCCTCCTGAAGAGGTGGCGGGGGAGAGCGAGGACGACCTCCGCGCTTTTCTCGAGCGCTTCGTGAGCGAAGAGGGAAACCCGGAGAACCGCCGGGGGGTCTCGCAGGCCGAGGTCTTTCATCCCGCAGGCGTTTTGCGCGGCGGCGTGGTCCTCATCGACACCCCCGGCATCGGCTCGACCCTACGGCACAACACCGAGGCGACCTTGGGCTTCTTGCCTCAGTGCGACGCCGCCCTCTTCGTTCTCTCCGCCGACCCGCCCGTGACGGAGGCCGAGCTGGTCTTTCTCGAGCAGGTCCGTGCCCAGGTGCCGCGGTTGTTTTTTGTTCTCAACAAGGTCGATTACCTGAGCCCGGAGGAAACGGTGGCCGCGACGGACTTTTTAAGGGCAACGCTCTCCGAACGGGCCGGCATCTCTCAAGCGCGCATCTTCCTGGTGTCGGCGCGTCAAGGACTTTTGGCGCGCAGCCGGGGCGACGCGGCCCTCTGGAGCCGGAGCGGCATGGCGGAGGTCGAAGGGGATTTGCTGACCTTTCTCGCCACCGAGAAGAGCGCCGCCTTGCGTGAAGCCGTTGCCCAGAAAGCCGCGGACGCTCTCGGCGACCTGCTGCTGCAGCTTGGTTTGGTGGTGCGCTCGCTGGAAATGCCGCTCGAGGACCTCGAGCGCAAGCTGGCCGTTCTAGCAGAAAAGATCGAGGAAGCCAAGGGGCAAAGCCGCCACGCCAAAGACCTGCTGGCGGGTGACCGCTTGCGCCTGCGCGAGTTTTTGGAGGACCATGCGAGCGCGCTCCGGAGCCAGGCGGTGACCCATCTGGAGGGGCGCGTAGAAGCAGCGATGCCCGCCGCAAACGCCGCAGGGGATGCGGAAGGAGGGCTTCAGGAGATGCTGGCAGGGGAGATCTTGGCGCTTTTCGAGCGCCAGTCGAGAGAAGCGACCGGCCTGGTCCGCCAGAGGACCGCCGAGGTGCTCAGGCTGCACCAGCAACGTGCCGACGAGCTGACCTTCGCCATCCGCGGCACCGCCGCCGATCTTTTCGAGCTGCCGCGCCATGCCCCCGATAGCAGCGGAGCCTTCGAGACGGTCCGGCAACCGTACTGGGTGACGCGACAAGGGCCGAGCCTTCTCGAGCCCATCCCTCCTGGAGCCTGGGACGCTTTCCTGCCCGCCGGCATCCGCCGCCGCCGTCTCGAGGCGCGCTGGAGAGGGCGGGTCCATGACTTGGTGACGCGAAACGTGGAGAACCTCCGCTGGGCCTTGTTTCAAAACATCGACGAGGCGTTCTTGCGCTTTGGCTCGTCACTGGCCCAAAGCCTCGCCGAGACCGTGGCCCTTACGCACGGGGCGGTTGCAACGGCGGCGGCGGGAAAAACACACCATGAGGCGGCGCGTGAAGACATCGTCCGTTTGCGGCGGGTGCAAGAGAAACTCATGGAGCTAAAGGCGGCTCTG